The Corvus cornix cornix isolate S_Up_H32 chromosome 8, ASM73873v5, whole genome shotgun sequence sequence GCTTTCAGGCTGAGGTTTCTGTTCTAGCAGCACTGTAAACATCCTGTGGCACTTGACAAGCCCAGTGCAGCTTCATGTCAGATGAGCTGCAGTGATTCGTGTCCTGCCCCTTgagaagcaggagagcagggataGGTCCAGCTGTTCTGGCGAAAAATACCTTCATCAGAAGAGTAAGTTAAGGATGACAACAAaaactttatttgaaaaaattattatgtatTGAAAATATACAGTAGTATTACCAACCTTCTTGTCTCTatccctcccccagcacaggTTACCCCACAGGCATGGCACAGCAACCAGATTTAACAGCACTTGTCTCCTTTGTCACTCCCTCTCAATATGTCCAAATCCTCTCATCAGCAAGAGAATAACAAACAAAAGACCCACTTCTTTCTGACTCAGTAGGTATTTAACAAATCCCAGTCCTCTACAGTGAGGCACAGATGCTTCTGTTTGGAAgtcctttctctctcttgttCAGCcaaagctctttttttattgttctttaaTTCGTGGCTGCCTGCAACCTCCTTTTTCAAAGGTAAATGGCAATTTTGAACTTTATCCTTATAAAACTGCAAGTTTCCAGATGCTTTAGTTTCTGGCTCCACCAGTGTGCATTTGACTACTTCCTCTATTCTGTGTGTCTTGCCAtctacaagcaaaaaaaaaaaaaaaaatcaagtttagATTTTGGGAAAAACAGAATTCTCCTGTAAAATGCATAACTTTGTGGTACAAATTGTTTTGGCCAAGCCAACTTGGAAAtgtccagaggaaaaaatataatttatattttggactcagatttttaaggaaaaaaatcaattgttATATGTTGCCCTAagcaggctgctgtgctgtacTTGAATTATCCAGCAGtctaacaaacaaaaaaacctcaagtaCATTGTAATGCAGTTACACAAAGGGCTAAAATTGCACGGCTGAGATGCCATTTGTACTAAAACCCCATAAAGTATGGAAGTACTccccacagaaaagaaaataaatcaactCCGTGGTGTCCATGCAGTTACATACAGAAgtgaagagctgctgctctggatctCAAGTTGTGCTGGGGCTTCATGGACTCCATAACTGCCTGTTCCCACTGCAGAACTGTCTGAAAGAACAGAtgaaggagttaaaaaaaaaatttacagaaataccATTTGAAACAACTCCATCCCTTGTTCTTTCCTATTCAGCGATTTCGTGCTCTATGAGGCAAATTTTTAGAGAGTAAAGCAGATTTAACCCCCCCTTACCTGTTCTGCCCATCCCTCTGTTTTACAGTTACTGTGATCAAATTCTTTCAGAGGCACTTTTGAATGAACCAGGCCTATCTGCATTTGGAGCCGCTTAATGACAGCATTGACAtcctgggaaaaagggaaataccACAGTCAGAGGGCAAGAACTTTTATTATACTTGTCCAATAAactttttctcattatttttaccTTGAGACCTGTCCCAGAAATGTCCAAACAATTCAatttcttgaaagaaagaagGTATCCAATTCCCACATCTGTGATTTTAGGGTTACCTGTGAGGCCAAGTAAAGTTAATTAAGCTGCATGATGTGGAAAAAGATGATCAAAATACCAAGGAAGTATTTGTTCCAAAAGCTAATACTGGAACAAGACTGACTTTTCCCCTCTAATtatcaaaatacaaatatttacaatgCCAATTCTCAAACTCCCAAAACTATTTATGTAAGTAGCCTGAGAGTTCATGTCTGCCCTGTGCCTTCTGGCAGGTTGCTGGTGAAATCTGGGGTTGAGCACTTGGCTCACGGCAATCAACAAATTAATTGTATTGCTTCAGTACTAAGGAGGACAAACTCTTTATCAGAAAGGACACAGGTTCTTTCTGTTATGAAACATGAAGCACTTACAGGACAAGTCCAGCACCAGCAGATTGTCAAGCCCCTTTTTCAGCACACGGACGGGCGCTGTCATCCTGCGCAGGCCAGCATCTGACAGGGAGTTGTCCTTCAGGAGAAGCCTTTTCACGCTGGCAGGAAGAGACACAAACATGTA is a genomic window containing:
- the LRRC42 gene encoding leucine-rich repeat-containing protein 42 — protein: MSYCLHSESHLDTGPIYVRENGKLHVVNPGAGGVQNVTPKTRPFSLFSRSFSVELCMNREDDRARRQRTDHFIFTYTKEGNLRYSAKSLFSLVLGYISDNVDHIDSLIGFPEQIAEKLFSAAEARQKFTEPVTGLRALQKFTEAYGSLVLCSLCLRNRYLVISEKLEEIKSFRELTCLDLSCCKLGDEHELLEHLTKEALSSVKRLLLKDNSLSDAGLRRMTAPVRVLKKGLDNLLVLDLSCNPKITDVGIGYLLSFKKLNCLDISGTGLKDVNAVIKRLQMQIGLVHSKVPLKEFDHSNCKTEGWAEQTVLQWEQAVMESMKPQHNLRSRAAALHFYGKTHRIEEVVKCTLVEPETKASGNLQFYKDKVQNCHLPLKKEVAGSHELKNNKKRALAEQERERTSKQKHLCLTVEDWDLLNTY